Proteins encoded together in one Coleofasciculus sp. FACHB-T130 window:
- a CDS encoding mechanosensitive ion channel domain-containing protein, which translates to MWIHPLLSNLNLADIRYQVLQIDISKPLIFLLFVLLSLLLGRYTPGISKLIVRRFASEKVTSIYEDLIEPIKHLFRVAGTFILISLSLTWIEDYQSLYKLIKPFVDLAVIISVAWLISRLFRQFIRIYGIDILGKFSRDFDELILVIETLVNVAIGFIAILAFAQSQQFNLVGLMASLGIGGLAVAFAAQKTLEQLLGTIVLYLDRPFVPGDYIRLPSIGNVPGGLFGRVESIGLRSTKIRTAAKSTLYIVPNSTLANLEIENVTMGKKVMVLLYLDFFQLLEDREQALVQQVINQSTDSVFGIDPGSTNITLMNNAEKQTTRARVTFFILGSSENSIQLRKHLLELANEKISKHLLEYGIEFKMQEPTIYVESPVTI; encoded by the coding sequence ATGTGGATTCACCCATTACTATCTAATCTAAACCTTGCCGATATTCGTTATCAGGTTCTTCAAATTGATATTTCCAAACCCCTTATTTTCTTGCTGTTTGTCCTCCTGTCTTTGCTATTGGGACGATACACACCTGGGATCAGCAAATTAATCGTCCGCCGCTTTGCATCGGAGAAAGTAACGAGTATTTATGAAGACTTAATCGAGCCAATCAAACACTTGTTTAGAGTGGCGGGTACATTTATCCTTATCTCTCTTTCTCTAACCTGGATTGAAGATTATCAATCCCTTTATAAATTAATCAAACCTTTTGTAGATTTAGCTGTCATTATTAGCGTAGCTTGGTTAATATCCCGGTTGTTTCGGCAGTTTATCCGAATTTATGGAATTGATATACTTGGGAAATTTAGTCGAGATTTTGATGAACTGATTTTGGTAATTGAGACTTTAGTAAATGTTGCGATTGGCTTCATCGCCATTCTGGCTTTTGCCCAAAGTCAGCAATTCAATTTAGTTGGCTTGATGGCAAGTTTAGGCATTGGTGGATTGGCGGTGGCGTTTGCGGCTCAAAAGACTCTAGAGCAGCTTTTAGGGACGATTGTTTTGTATTTAGATCGCCCTTTTGTTCCTGGGGATTATATTCGTCTGCCTTCAATTGGCAATGTACCCGGAGGTTTGTTTGGTCGCGTTGAATCGATTGGTTTGCGCTCTACTAAGATTCGCACGGCGGCTAAAAGTACGTTATATATTGTGCCCAATTCCACATTGGCAAATTTAGAAATTGAGAATGTGACGATGGGCAAGAAAGTAATGGTTTTACTTTATCTAGATTTTTTTCAGTTACTAGAAGATCGGGAACAGGCGCTAGTACAGCAAGTCATTAATCAGAGTACAGACTCTGTATTCGGGATCGATCCCGGTAGTACAAATATTACGTTAATGAATAATGCAGAAAAGCAAACAACAAGAGCGAGGGTAACGTTTTTTATTCTGGGTTCCAGTGAAAACTCGATTCAACTGCGAAAGCATCTACTGGAATTGGCGAACGAAAAAATCTCCAAGCATCTGCTCGAGTATGGCATAGAGTTTAAGATGCAGGAACCAACAATTTATGTTGAGTCACCAGTGACTATTTAA
- the mnmE gene encoding tRNA uridine-5-carboxymethylaminomethyl(34) synthesis GTPase MnmE, which translates to MSETFVQGGTIAAIATAVVPQQGSVGIVRVSGAEAIAIARTLFHAPGKQQWESHRILYGYVRHPQTHDVVDEALLLMMQAPRSYTREDVVEFHCHGGIMPVQQVLQLCLEAGAKLAQPGEFTLRAFLNGRLDLTQAESISDLVGAKSPQAAQSALAGLQGKLQKPIRSLRTTCLDILAEIEARIDFEEDLPPLDEADIIAQIEQILAETTKILATAAQGELLRTGLKVAIVGRPNVGKSSLLNAWSRSDRAIVTDLPGTTRDVVESTLVVGGIPVQVLDTAGIRDTADVVEKIGVERSRDAAQAADLVLLTIDAQAGWTPADGEIYEQVQHRPLILVINKVDLVGEIPEFSLPDTIHRVVPTAAAHNQGIDALEEAILDAVHTSNLKAADLDLAINQRQAAALTRAKTSLEQVLATITDQLPLDFWTIDLRGAIQALGEITGEEVTESVLDRIFSRFCIGK; encoded by the coding sequence ATGTCTGAAACGTTTGTGCAGGGGGGAACAATCGCCGCGATCGCTACCGCTGTTGTTCCCCAGCAGGGGAGTGTGGGGATTGTGCGCGTATCGGGAGCGGAAGCGATCGCGATCGCGCGTACCCTCTTCCACGCACCAGGGAAGCAGCAGTGGGAATCTCACCGCATCCTCTACGGATATGTGCGCCATCCCCAGACGCATGATGTGGTAGATGAAGCACTGTTGTTGATGATGCAAGCGCCTCGCTCCTACACCCGCGAAGATGTGGTAGAGTTCCACTGCCACGGCGGAATTATGCCAGTGCAGCAGGTATTGCAGCTGTGTTTGGAGGCGGGGGCAAAATTAGCACAGCCGGGAGAGTTTACCCTGCGGGCGTTTCTGAATGGGCGTTTGGATTTGACGCAGGCGGAGAGTATTTCCGATCTCGTGGGAGCGAAATCGCCTCAAGCGGCTCAATCAGCGCTTGCCGGGTTGCAAGGGAAGTTGCAAAAGCCGATTCGCTCCCTGCGTACCACTTGCCTCGACATCTTGGCAGAAATTGAAGCCCGAATCGACTTTGAGGAAGATTTACCACCGTTGGATGAAGCGGATATCATCGCCCAAATCGAGCAGATATTGGCAGAAACCACAAAAATCTTGGCAACTGCCGCACAAGGCGAACTCCTCCGCACTGGCTTGAAAGTGGCGATTGTCGGGCGTCCCAACGTGGGGAAATCGAGTTTGCTGAATGCCTGGAGCCGGAGCGATCGCGCCATCGTCACCGACCTTCCCGGCACCACTCGCGACGTTGTAGAATCGACTCTGGTAGTCGGTGGAATTCCCGTGCAAGTGCTAGACACTGCCGGGATTCGGGATACCGCTGATGTGGTGGAAAAGATTGGGGTTGAGCGATCGCGCGATGCCGCTCAAGCCGCTGACTTGGTACTACTCACCATTGATGCCCAAGCCGGTTGGACGCCCGCTGATGGAGAAATCTACGAACAGGTACAACACCGCCCCCTCATTTTAGTGATTAACAAAGTTGACCTGGTTGGGGAGATTCCAGAATTTTCCCTCCCAGACACTATTCACCGGGTTGTACCCACCGCAGCCGCCCATAACCAAGGCATTGACGCCCTAGAAGAAGCCATTTTGGATGCTGTACACACCAGCAACCTCAAGGCAGCCGACTTGGATTTAGCGATTAACCAGCGGCAAGCAGCGGCGCTAACGAGGGCTAAAACTTCTTTGGAACAAGTGCTGGCTACGATTACCGATCAACTCCCTCTTGACTTCTGGACAATTGACTTGCGGGGTGCCATTCAAGCTTTAGGAGAAATCACCGGCGAGGAAGTCACAGAATCGGTTCTCGATCGCATTTTTAGCCGATTTTGTATTGGGAAATAG
- a CDS encoding class I SAM-dependent methyltransferase, translated as MHKHKQNSGKSTSSNQRQAIRKGYEQYSVQGFYEQFGDEYRNPQESAIQKVLQLAASQWQLDFHKVLDLACGSGEVTLALQSLGCTNIDGIDPYTYNAYLNRTGKEAEPYTFEDIASGILNNRHYSLIVCSFAMHLLPESRLPIVVYQLGLIAHSMIIITPNKRPHLKPEWGWLCLDEIMCNRVRSRLYQRTYGQGE; from the coding sequence ATGCACAAGCACAAGCAAAACTCAGGAAAATCTACCTCTTCTAACCAGCGCCAAGCGATTCGGAAAGGATACGAACAATATAGCGTCCAAGGTTTCTACGAACAATTTGGAGATGAATACCGAAATCCTCAAGAATCCGCCATTCAAAAAGTTTTGCAACTTGCAGCCAGTCAGTGGCAGCTAGATTTTCACAAAGTATTAGACTTAGCTTGTGGCAGCGGCGAAGTAACTTTAGCGCTGCAAAGTTTAGGATGTACCAACATTGATGGCATCGATCCCTATACCTACAACGCCTATTTAAATCGCACGGGTAAAGAAGCTGAACCCTATACTTTTGAGGACATTGCCTCTGGAATTCTCAACAACCGGCATTATAGTTTGATTGTGTGCAGCTTTGCGATGCATTTGCTGCCAGAGTCACGTTTGCCGATCGTCGTTTACCAACTAGGTCTAATTGCCCATTCAATGATAATTATTACCCCAAACAAGCGACCTCACTTGAAGCCAGAATGGGGATGGCTTTGCTTAGACGAAATCATGTGTAACCGCGTGCGATCGCGGCTTTATCAGCGAACTTATGGACAAGGAGAGTAA
- a CDS encoding mechanosensitive ion channel domain-containing protein, which yields MEELPEFSEVVQLVSSQALEAYQKVVKPYEGLLGVVIGLAIADTAIHLIPAFFQSGLIEFAVSLSLAIAACWLGSRLFKQVFDIYLLDAAINSGRKINSELLILAKLIANFIIVFLIIVIFAETHKINIFGLVASLGIGGLAVAFAAQKTLEQVLGGIVIYLDRPFVVDDYIGLPDGIFGRVESIGWRSTRIRTSGKGTLVIVPNSSLTQVNIENFSGAKKVMALIYLNFDRKIENEERALIRQVILDSTEDIFGIDSRNTEVTFKDLSKDSESKTQAQITFFILGSSEVSMGLRRQLLDIASQNITDKLKYYGIVFDIEEPTIYVDSPITI from the coding sequence GTGGAAGAATTACCAGAATTCTCAGAAGTTGTGCAATTAGTTTCTTCCCAGGCTCTTGAAGCCTATCAAAAAGTCGTTAAGCCTTATGAGGGTTTATTGGGAGTTGTCATTGGGCTAGCGATCGCTGACACTGCCATACACTTAATCCCAGCTTTTTTTCAGTCGGGTTTAATCGAATTTGCAGTTAGTTTATCTCTCGCGATCGCTGCCTGTTGGTTGGGTTCTCGCCTGTTTAAGCAGGTTTTTGATATCTATCTCTTAGATGCTGCGATCAACAGCGGACGTAAAATCAATAGCGAACTGCTAATTCTGGCTAAATTAATTGCTAATTTCATTATTGTATTTTTGATTATCGTTATTTTTGCCGAAACTCATAAAATTAATATTTTTGGTTTAGTAGCCAGTTTAGGGATTGGCGGCTTAGCTGTTGCCTTTGCTGCTCAAAAAACTTTGGAACAAGTATTAGGAGGCATTGTCATTTATCTCGATCGTCCCTTTGTTGTCGATGACTATATTGGCTTGCCAGATGGGATTTTTGGCAGAGTTGAGTCAATTGGCTGGCGTTCCACCAGAATTCGCACCTCTGGCAAAGGAACATTGGTAATCGTACCGAATAGTTCCTTAACACAGGTGAATATTGAGAATTTTTCGGGTGCCAAGAAAGTTATGGCTCTCATCTACTTAAACTTCGACCGAAAAATTGAGAACGAAGAACGTGCCTTAATTCGTCAAGTCATCTTAGACAGTACAGAGGATATTTTTGGAATCGACTCGCGCAACACCGAAGTTACATTTAAAGATTTGAGCAAGGATAGCGAGAGCAAAACACAAGCACAAATCACTTTTTTTATCTTAGGTTCTAGCGAAGTGTCGATGGGATTGCGGCGTCAACTCCTCGATATTGCGAGTCAAAATATTACAGATAAATTGAAATATTACGGGATTGTCTTCGACATTGAAGAACCAACAATTTATGTGGATTCACCCATTACTATCTAA
- a CDS encoding family 10 glycosylhydrolase has translation MKYAVKRLFTSFADGLVWFSRAFGRQAWFIFLVAFSFTMTLVNPAAFAQTKFFDVEGLWAQPCIEQLAQKQIISGYPDGSFRPKAPVTRGEFAAMVGKAFPNTADVRSGGQFADIPANSWAVDAIRKAYQKGFMSGYPGGVFKPNEKIPRSQALVSLASGLKYSPTQAVSSTLSGAFTDATAIPSYARNAIAAATEKQIVVNYPNVKTLNPNQLASRAEVAAFLCQATGTAGLVPSQYIVSAGTPPTAQSEEIRGVWLTNIDSDVLFERDRLSKALQRLDELNFNTVYPTVWNWGYTLYPSAVAQKVTGRSLDPTPGLQGRDILKEIIDQGHQKGMGVIPWFEFGFMAPADSDLAKRHPEWLLKKRDGSQTWKEGTHNRVWLNPMRPEVQNFIQDLVVEIVSKYDVDGIQFDDHFGFPADFGYDAFTVELYKKENGGKSPPANAQDPQWIRWRADKITAYLKQLFKAVKDRKPNVIFALSPNPQEFSYNSFLADWQKWEQQGLIEELIVQIYRDDLSRFIGELERPEVKAAKRHIPVAIGILSGVKPHPVKAAQIQEQVAAVRQRGFAGMSFFFYESLWNMTPEKPDLRQAAFKGLFPTSVERPNLLDGWKASR, from the coding sequence TTGAAATACGCTGTCAAACGACTTTTTACGAGCTTCGCAGACGGGCTAGTTTGGTTTAGCCGTGCCTTTGGGCGTCAAGCTTGGTTTATCTTCCTGGTTGCCTTTAGCTTCACCATGACGCTCGTAAACCCTGCCGCATTTGCTCAGACAAAATTTTTCGATGTGGAAGGACTTTGGGCGCAACCCTGTATAGAACAGTTGGCACAAAAGCAGATTATTAGTGGCTACCCGGATGGAAGTTTTCGACCAAAGGCACCCGTAACCAGGGGTGAGTTTGCCGCGATGGTTGGCAAAGCTTTCCCCAATACAGCGGACGTTCGTAGCGGCGGTCAGTTTGCGGATATCCCAGCAAATTCCTGGGCGGTAGATGCAATTCGTAAAGCCTATCAAAAGGGATTTATGTCGGGTTATCCGGGTGGGGTGTTCAAACCGAACGAAAAAATCCCGCGATCGCAAGCGTTGGTATCTTTGGCGAGTGGTTTGAAGTATTCCCCCACTCAGGCGGTGAGTAGCACGTTGTCTGGGGCATTTACCGATGCAACGGCAATTCCTAGCTATGCGCGGAATGCGATTGCTGCTGCGACCGAAAAACAAATCGTGGTCAATTACCCCAACGTCAAGACACTCAATCCCAATCAGCTAGCCAGTCGTGCAGAAGTTGCAGCTTTCTTGTGTCAAGCCACCGGAACTGCTGGATTAGTCCCTTCCCAATACATTGTTAGCGCTGGGACGCCACCAACCGCGCAGTCCGAAGAGATTCGGGGGGTGTGGCTGACAAATATTGATAGTGACGTGTTGTTTGAGCGCGATCGCCTGAGCAAAGCCCTGCAACGCCTTGATGAGCTAAATTTCAATACCGTTTATCCCACCGTTTGGAATTGGGGTTACACCCTATATCCCAGTGCGGTAGCCCAAAAAGTCACCGGGCGATCGCTCGATCCCACCCCAGGCTTACAAGGACGAGATATCCTCAAAGAAATCATAGACCAGGGACATCAAAAAGGCATGGGAGTCATCCCCTGGTTTGAATTCGGCTTCATGGCACCCGCTGATTCTGACCTCGCCAAACGCCACCCCGAATGGCTACTCAAAAAGCGCGACGGTTCCCAAACTTGGAAAGAAGGAACGCATAACCGAGTTTGGCTGAATCCAATGCGTCCCGAAGTGCAGAATTTCATCCAAGATTTAGTCGTCGAAATTGTTAGCAAATACGATGTTGACGGCATTCAATTCGATGACCACTTCGGCTTTCCCGCCGATTTTGGCTACGACGCCTTCACCGTCGAACTGTACAAGAAAGAAAACGGTGGGAAATCTCCTCCCGCCAACGCCCAAGATCCTCAATGGATACGCTGGCGGGCTGACAAAATTACGGCATATCTGAAACAATTGTTCAAAGCCGTCAAAGACCGCAAACCCAACGTTATTTTTGCCCTTTCTCCCAATCCCCAAGAATTCTCTTACAACTCCTTTCTCGCCGACTGGCAGAAGTGGGAACAGCAGGGACTGATTGAGGAACTGATCGTCCAAATCTATCGAGATGATCTGAGCCGCTTCATTGGGGAATTAGAGCGCCCAGAAGTCAAAGCAGCAAAGCGCCATATCCCCGTCGCCATCGGCATTCTCAGCGGCGTGAAACCTCACCCGGTTAAGGCTGCACAAATTCAGGAGCAAGTTGCAGCGGTGCGTCAGCGCGGATTTGCCGGGATGTCATTCTTCTTCTACGAAAGCTTGTGGAATATGACCCCCGAAAAGCCAGACCTCAGACAGGCTGCCTTTAAAGGACTCTTTCCTACGTCCGTAGAGCGACCAAATCTTTTGGACGGGTGGAAGGCATCTCGTTAG
- a CDS encoding MurT ligase domain-containing protein yields the protein MSLLDRLRLGVAVGTAKTVTQLVRLLRLGAASVLPGEIAGRIQPQLLSLLSGQVKHGVIFIAGTNGKTTTSLLLRTMLESQGWRVVHNAAGANLMNGLITALLTNTNLIGQLNADYAILEVDENILPKVLPPVQPKLILCLNLFRDQLDRYGEVDMISQRWQKAIAQSKDTVAILNGDDPTLSYLGQQLSQRVLFFGLSEPEAYLDEIPHAVDSIYCPRCGHSLDYQGVYLSHQGDYRCPSCGFEKGPLAIDSRQWPQILIGIYNKYNTLAAILAAQEIGVDTANILDTIKNFHAAFGRAEELEVAGKKVRILLSKNPVALNETIRAVNQQRSHGGSSTTLMVLNDRTPDGTDVSWIWDVDTEKLVEQGGTVVVSGDRVYDMALRLQYSQADEEHGCKLIVKEDLQEAIATALEHTATGETLHILPTYSAMLEVRGILTGRKIL from the coding sequence ATATCGCTTTTAGATAGGTTACGGCTGGGCGTAGCAGTCGGGACGGCAAAGACAGTGACGCAGCTGGTGCGCTTGCTGCGTTTGGGGGCTGCTAGTGTTTTACCGGGAGAAATTGCCGGACGCATTCAGCCGCAGCTGTTGTCCCTGCTGTCTGGTCAAGTAAAGCACGGTGTGATTTTCATTGCGGGGACAAATGGGAAGACAACGACATCGCTGCTGTTGCGGACAATGCTAGAAAGTCAGGGATGGCGCGTTGTTCACAATGCGGCGGGTGCCAATCTCATGAATGGATTAATCACCGCACTGCTAACCAACACCAATTTAATCGGACAGCTCAACGCTGACTATGCAATTTTAGAGGTAGATGAAAATATTCTGCCGAAGGTTTTGCCGCCGGTTCAGCCAAAATTGATTTTGTGTTTGAATTTATTTCGGGATCAGCTGGATCGGTACGGTGAAGTGGATATGATTAGCCAGCGCTGGCAGAAAGCGATCGCCCAATCAAAAGATACGGTAGCGATCTTAAATGGCGACGATCCCACCTTGTCTTATCTGGGTCAGCAGTTATCGCAACGAGTTTTATTCTTCGGTTTAAGCGAACCTGAAGCTTATCTTGACGAAATTCCTCATGCAGTAGATTCTATATATTGTCCCCGGTGCGGACATTCTCTCGATTATCAGGGCGTCTACTTATCTCATCAGGGCGATTATCGGTGTCCTAGCTGTGGCTTTGAAAAAGGCCCGCTGGCAATCGATAGTCGCCAATGGCCTCAGATTCTGATTGGGATTTACAACAAATACAACACGCTGGCAGCTATTTTAGCGGCGCAAGAAATTGGCGTTGATACCGCAAATATCCTGGACACGATTAAAAACTTCCATGCAGCTTTTGGACGGGCTGAGGAATTAGAAGTCGCCGGGAAAAAGGTGCGGATTTTGCTATCAAAAAATCCCGTGGCGCTGAATGAAACCATCCGCGCAGTAAATCAGCAAAGAAGCCACGGCGGTTCTTCCACAACGCTGATGGTGCTAAACGATCGCACCCCAGATGGGACTGATGTCTCTTGGATTTGGGATGTAGACACCGAAAAATTGGTAGAACAGGGAGGAACGGTGGTAGTCAGCGGCGATCGCGTTTACGATATGGCGCTGCGCCTGCAATACAGCCAAGCAGACGAGGAACATGGCTGCAAACTGATTGTGAAAGAAGATTTACAAGAAGCGATCGCCACTGCTTTAGAACACACCGCTACCGGCGAAACCCTGCACATTCTACCGACTTACTCAGCGATGCTAGAAGTCCGAGGTATTTTGACTGGACGAAAAATTCTGTAG
- a CDS encoding type 1 glutamine amidotransferase, whose protein sequence is MTEQLELTIGWLYPTLMSTYGDRGNVICLQQRAQWRGIKVNVMPLDRDAPTEQFHQVDVIVGGGAQDRQQEIVMRDLRQGKAEAIAQKIEAGTPGVFTCGSPQLLGHYYEPALGQRIEGLGLLDFVSKHPGPDARRCIGNVVFEITASRLAEDLRKMSEDAPLVIGFENHGGRTYLGEVEPLGRVISGYGNNGEDGMEGAFYRNAIATYSHGPLLPKNPSIADWLIQTALAEKYQTPISLKPLDDVLAMQGREAMFKKLGVKVPAVSAQRGSRN, encoded by the coding sequence ATGACCGAACAACTTGAACTCACAATTGGCTGGCTTTATCCGACGCTGATGAGTACCTACGGCGATCGCGGTAATGTCATCTGTTTACAACAACGCGCCCAATGGCGGGGGATCAAAGTCAACGTCATGCCCTTAGATCGGGACGCCCCGACCGAGCAATTTCACCAAGTCGATGTAATCGTGGGTGGCGGCGCACAAGACCGACAGCAGGAAATCGTCATGCGCGATTTGCGCCAAGGCAAAGCAGAAGCGATCGCTCAGAAAATTGAAGCCGGAACGCCTGGGGTATTTACTTGCGGATCGCCCCAACTGCTGGGACACTACTACGAACCCGCCTTAGGGCAACGGATTGAGGGATTGGGTTTATTGGATTTTGTCAGCAAGCATCCGGGGCCAGATGCCCGTCGCTGTATCGGGAATGTCGTGTTTGAGATCACGGCGTCGCGATTGGCGGAGGATTTGCGAAAGATGTCGGAGGATGCGCCTTTAGTAATTGGCTTTGAAAATCACGGCGGACGCACTTATTTAGGTGAGGTGGAACCCTTGGGACGTGTGATTAGCGGTTATGGGAATAATGGGGAAGATGGGATGGAAGGAGCATTTTATCGGAATGCGATCGCAACCTACTCTCACGGTCCTCTTTTACCCAAAAATCCCTCGATTGCTGACTGGCTCATTCAAACTGCACTTGCAGAAAAATATCAAACGCCAATTTCTTTAAAACCCCTAGATGATGTCTTGGCAATGCA
- a CDS encoding PhoD-like phosphatase N-terminal domain-containing protein, giving the protein MEGKLRSRLNRRRFLLGCTLTGGGIVAADLLSKSGQAQVAAPAIVTSDKMRPQIPFGVASGDITGNSAVVWSRCNRPGRMIVKYSTTESFRNVQRVVGPAALENSDFTARIYLADLPLGQQIFYRSSI; this is encoded by the coding sequence ATGGAAGGAAAACTGCGATCGCGGCTGAACCGTCGTCGGTTTCTACTTGGCTGTACCCTGACTGGAGGCGGGATCGTTGCCGCAGATTTATTATCAAAATCTGGACAAGCACAAGTCGCTGCCCCTGCTATTGTGACATCGGATAAGATGCGTCCGCAAATCCCGTTTGGGGTTGCTAGCGGCGACATCACAGGTAACAGCGCTGTCGTATGGAGCCGTTGTAATCGCCCTGGACGTATGATTGTGAAATATTCGACAACCGAGTCATTCCGGAATGTGCAGCGGGTTGTGGGACCCGCCGCCCTGGAAAACAGCGATTTCACAGCACGGATTTACCTGGCTGACTTGCCATTAGGTCAACAGATATTCTATCGGTCCTCAATTTGA
- a CDS encoding response regulator has product MTTVLVVEDSHTQREMISRLLQESGLSVTVACDGVEALEQMEGNCPDLVVLDIVLPRMNGYEVCRKIRADSKTQKVAVVMCSAKREEFDRYWGMKQGADAYISKPFEPHELVGTVKQLLRETTVRN; this is encoded by the coding sequence ATGACTACAGTTCTGGTGGTGGAAGACAGTCACACGCAACGGGAGATGATCTCACGCCTCCTTCAAGAGAGCGGGCTGAGTGTTACTGTGGCTTGTGACGGTGTCGAAGCGCTGGAGCAAATGGAGGGCAATTGTCCGGATTTAGTGGTGCTAGATATTGTGCTACCCCGGATGAATGGCTACGAAGTTTGCCGTAAAATTAGAGCCGACTCCAAAACCCAGAAGGTAGCTGTGGTGATGTGTTCAGCCAAACGGGAAGAATTCGATCGCTACTGGGGAATGAAGCAAGGCGCAGATGCCTATATTTCTAAACCTTTTGAACCGCACGAGCTAGTCGGAACCGTTAAACAATTGCTACGAGAAACAACGGTAAGGAACTAG
- a CDS encoding ribonuclease III domain-containing protein, with the protein MAWNPETVENKIGLRFKDKNLLRLALTHTSFATQIGESGQDNQRLEFLGKAILNFVVADYLYERCPYLEVSKFSVLQDKLVEGERLTKLWFQLGLGEDLLLGSGEDWNLLRQKVNNPFKDACEALLGAMYLDRRFSQTQKWIVKHLIAPVLEHHLQNLKERKQPNKQLEFLGDGIINAAVSDYLYRKFPHIRTGILSTLRKQLINSHKLAQLKSHLRSEDSILLGRESEKIGSLSFKAILGEVYNYHERSFSDTCNWFKRFIQEDEVFTLAIPLLLEDGKHKEWIIKKVMGYEGQRYKEGVERFNQLMEREVS; encoded by the coding sequence ATGGCATGGAACCCAGAAACGGTCGAAAATAAAATTGGCCTCCGTTTCAAAGACAAGAACCTACTCCGCCTCGCCCTAACCCACACCTCCTTTGCCACCCAAATCGGCGAATCTGGGCAAGACAATCAGCGGTTAGAATTCCTCGGCAAGGCGATTCTCAACTTCGTGGTTGCTGATTACCTTTACGAACGCTGCCCCTATCTAGAGGTCAGCAAATTCTCAGTTTTGCAAGACAAGCTCGTTGAGGGAGAAAGGCTGACCAAGCTTTGGTTCCAATTAGGGTTAGGAGAAGACCTGTTGCTGGGTTCGGGTGAAGACTGGAACCTGCTGCGCCAGAAGGTGAATAACCCCTTTAAAGATGCATGTGAAGCGTTATTAGGTGCAATGTACCTCGATCGTCGTTTCTCGCAGACGCAGAAATGGATCGTCAAGCACTTAATCGCTCCGGTTCTGGAGCATCATCTTCAAAACTTGAAGGAGCGTAAGCAGCCGAATAAACAGTTAGAATTTTTGGGCGACGGGATCATCAATGCTGCTGTCTCCGATTACCTGTATCGCAAATTTCCCCACATTCGTACAGGCATTCTCTCCACTTTGCGAAAGCAGCTGATCAACTCTCACAAGTTAGCTCAATTGAAGTCTCATCTGAGGTCGGAAGACTCAATTTTACTAGGGCGAGAGTCGGAAAAAATTGGCAGTTTATCGTTCAAGGCAATATTAGGGGAAGTCTACAATTACCATGAACGTAGCTTCTCTGATACGTGTAATTGGTTTAAGCGCTTTATCCAAGAAGATGAAGTTTTTACTCTGGCAATCCCGTTACTTCTGGAAGACGGAAAACACAAGGAGTGGATTATCAAGAAAGTCATGGGATATGAAGGTCAGCGATACAAAGAAGGCGTAGAACGCTTTAATCAGCTGATGGAGCGGGAAGTTTCTTAA